ATTTAAGAAATATTCAGTTAATTTAACTTAGGTACTGTTTGTGAAATTGAATACAATATCTCATACATACTTCTGttagcccctccccccccccccgtatctGTTCAAACGTTTTCAACCcatcattttaataataataataataataataataataatgtgacttagAAAGCGCCatatccactctgtagagtgctcaaggcgcataaagagctaagacttaaataaaaaaagtttttagaagattttttaaagttacgACAGCggtacatttctttcttttttttacatccatgCTATGATTTTGTTTGAAGTGCTGAAGTGATCATTTTAAACGATTATAgcattaatatcattttcatctgACATCTTATTTCAGACTGATGATGACTTCTTGAGCAAGATTCATTCTGCATACACCCACTCTCTTCAACGTCTACCCCCTTAAGATGACCTTTGCTTGGATCCAGATGATCTCTTCTCACTATCATAATATCCAGCAAACAGTCCATGGAATCCTATGGACGATAAACGCCCTTTGCATCTTATGTGAATGCATCCCATAGCGCAATCACTGTGTTGCATAGGAAGTGAGGTACTTAATTACCTTAATGTCTCATGAATAATGCATTGCATTTTGCAAAGCACTAACCTTTACAGCCAATACTTGCTGATTGTTTGCTGTTATTGATGATAATATAAATGAGGACAATGATTTGGAAAACTTCAAATGAGAAAGAATTCAaaagatggagaaaaaaaatgatagactTTGGGGGCCCTCAGCATGATTGCAAACTTTCTGTTTTGATTCATCCAAAGTTCATCATTAGTATTGAGTTATGTCTTCTCAATAATGAGTGATGACAAGGACAAAGCTAGTGGTGGTACTGGTTTTCATTATTGTTACTCAGTTTTAAGCTATCAATAACATGATTGTTAATCCACGTTATAAGTTGAATTCCACATACAGTCATTGCTGGTTATAGGTGAGGCAGCCTGATTCATGCTCTCTAAACCCAACACAAGCACCACATTCGATCACCCATTGTGATATTACTAATTTAACTATTTTAGATCACTATTGAAGGTAACCTATTGACTACAGAAGTTCACATAAGGATTTTTAGCAAAAAAATAAGAGCAGTATAATACTCCTATACCCTCCTGAATCCATCCCTGTTATCTAGGCCTAATTAGTTTTCCTTCTCAAATGAACAGGTATATGTTTGAAATCATGACACAAGTTTCTTTTTATAGCTCTACAGATGTTACATACAGACCTTTATTGTGTGTAATGTTGTTTGCAATTCTAGCATTTCAGACAATACCTACTGAAATTGTCATTGTCCTTGATACTTCATATGTAATGCTATGATAGTGCTTCcaagaaattaaaaagtttaTTATAATTTGTACAGGATGAATGAGGAATATTTATTTCCAGTAATCAAAGATTTATTATTAACCCTTGACGTGCCAAGAACACATATATGTGCATCCACTGGAGTGCCACGAACACATTTTCGTGCAATGGTCATACAGCTATTGTTATGCCTTTTGCATTTTGAGGAGTGCattgcatgcatgagtgattccaTTGTTCAGTTCAGCTTATGGTCAAGAGGTTTAACATTATTGTCTCAGGAgtgattccctttttttataaatataacaataaaatatagactcattgaaaaaaaaatggcactcACTGAGTACAGTGAATGGCACATTAAGAGTTAATGGCATTGGCTACAGAAACAAAGTACTGTATTATAAGATTAAGGCAGCTGTACTTATCACGTATCACTCAGACTTTTCTGTTGCgttttattatgatcattatcagTAAAATCTTAGCACTACAACTTAAAATAAAGATGAATCATGAGGAAAAATGAAATCCTAGTAACCTCAGCTATTCAAATCTTAAAGCCAGTAAAAAGatatattgataatgaaaataatccctGGGACCACTTCACGAGTAAGAGCTTACAGCTATTACTACCTTGTAATTTTGTTTAACATGTACACAAGAAATCTTCCATAATTCAGGGAATGATTTTCCTgatacttcttttttttgctttataaaTGCTACACATTCTTTTGTGTGTGGAGCAATATTTTTCTACATCTAAGACTAAAGAATTTTGTTAATATATTTCCCCAATAGATAAAAAGGCTAATCAAATTTGAGACACGATAGttgtaatttgtttatgaaATTCTCTTCTTtggtcttttaaaaatatatatttaattgtcTTTGAAGCTATGTTTGTAGATCTGTGTTTGACCAAGCACTTTATATGATATGCTCATCAGTTGAAGTACTCAGAACTTCATAATCATACCATATCTTCATTCACCTTGACAAATAATTTGTTCACTTGATTATCATTCAGGCATATACCCCAAGTTATATACTATGGTATATAGATCACTTGATATCTCACAAGTTATAATAACAACTCTGACATCGATGTTTTGTATAGAAATGGCAATTCCAACATAAGCATTGAGACTTGGAGTTGGCTACCTTACTAAAAGGTAACCAACATTGCATGTTGCAATCAGGTTTTGTGAATTGTGGTTAATGCCATACTGACAACAGTGTTACCACATACtgatttttctgaatattttgttgTTAACATCATGTGCTATCTCTTTAGAACAAGTAACACAAAACCTTATTGGCCAAAACAGTTATACATTATTGGAAAGCTGAGAGTGAGTAGATGAAAAACAATGCAAGTTACAATCATTTCACTGCTTGCCAGCTGAGTATTATACGTAAGAAAGACTAAAATTTGTGAcctttgagaagaaaaaaattccaCTTATCAAGTCATGAATTATATGACATTAACCATATGTCAGCAGTGTTCTGATTACATGCATCTTCATGTAGAAAAGACTGATCTATGTCTTGATTATCAAAAATActaatttgaaaaataacataaaaagcTTTTCTTGCTTAAATTGATAAAACGTACAGCTCTGGAGCTTATTTGAACAAGAGGATATGGCTGGTATGAATGGTTTGACCATCATGAAAAATCAAAGTGTTTATCTAATTCCATTTCACACTCAGAGATGTGGAATTTCTTTTCGGTATCCAACGCAAGGTGTTCCTTTTGTGTTTCTTACGTAACTGCGTATTTCGAGTTTTCTCGTTGCGCTAACAAGCATATCTTTTCCATTCTCGGCTCAGCATTATTAGCTCGCGCACGTTTGGAAACCAGCTCCAGATTTTCTCTACGAGCCCTGCTACCGTATTTTTTCCGTCAAGATAGCGGCATGGACGTGGACGAGACCACGCCCGGCCCAGCCACGTCTCACAACATTTTACAAGCCATCCAGGCTCTTCAACGAAAGGTGGACTCTGCCTCCCGGAAATCTGCCAAGCCCGAAAGCTCCCCCTCCTTCAAGAGTGAGGGAAACAAGCAGCAATACGACCACGCCCAGAACATTTTTCAGTGCATTGACGACGCTCTACATTCGCTGCAGGATATCGATATCGAGGCCGCAAAGGAGCGTCTACTCGAGGCATCCGCCCTCCTTACTCAGAGGCAGAAACTGATTCGCCTGGCAGACCGCTCCCCTTTGGGCTGGGCCACAGTCAAAGAGTATATCGCAGACGACCTCGCGGAGAATTCCGATGACGAAAAACGTCTCAGAAAGGTAATATGTTTTTAATTccagaatattctatttttaacaaaatatatcaaatttttcATACGAATTTTAGCAATACTTGACTGCGTTTTATACCACTGTGCATTTCTTCATGCattgttaattttttcataTGCGATTTATTTTCAGGCGGAGAAGGCTGCAGCCACCAAAAGGGCCGAAACAGCCAAAAAGTCAAAGATTCAGCCCCCATTCCGGGCCCCCCGCTCTTCTGTACCTCCTCGCATTATGCCTGGGACTTTTCGTCGCTTCAACCCCTACCGTTCTGAAACCCGCATCTGCTTCCAGTGTGGCATCTCCGGTCACGTCCGCCCCAACTGCCCCGCTCTGCGAGCCGCTAGAAGTGCCGTCAACCAGCAACAGCCATCCAAGGCCCCCTTCTAGTGCCCCACCCGCCTCATCTCTCGACCCGCCTTCAGGCGTGCAAGGTAAATTGAgagaatgtttatcattctgGAAAAGTGAATTAAAAGCTTCCAAGTTTGTTTGCGATATTATCGAGTACGGTTATAAAATCCCTTTTGATAAAGTACCTCCCCCATTTTATAGCAAGAATAACAAGTCCAGTTTGGATCACCCAGATTTTGTTGAAAGTGCCATCTCTGAATTGATACAAAACAGATGTGCAGTAGAAGTAAAGCAACGCCCTTATTGCTGTAACCCTCTAACCGTTGCCGAAGGCAAAAAAATTACGCCTAGTTTTGGATTTACGTCACACAAATCAGTTCGTTGCACAATCTAAATTTAAATATGAAGATCTCACTCATATTGCGCAAGTGCTTGGTTCCGAGcaattttatttctcatttgattTAAAGTCCGGCTATCACCATGTCGACATATTTCCCCCCCACCAGCAATTTTTAGGGTTTTCTTGGACCCATTCTGATTCCGTAGTACGTTATTATGTATTCACTGTACTGCCTTTTGGGCTCAACAGCGCATGTTATTTGTTCACTAAATTGACAAGGCCACTAGTGTACCACTGGCGTTCACATGGTATaattgcttacatgtatattgatgacGGCCTCATCATTTCACCGTCTTATGAATCCGCTTTAGCAAATTTGGCAGTAGTAAGGGAAACTATCCGGCGCAGCGGTTTCGTTCCCAATGAAACAAAGTGTGCTTGGAACCCATCTAGTAGAATTCTTTACTTAGGATTCCTCATCGATTCACCATCACGCTCGATTTTTGTACCTCAGTCGAAACTAATAAACTTAGTTCAGAGCACTGACGAGCTTGTGTCATTTTCTAAGGCTGCTGCTCCTGTCCCAGTGAGAAAATTGGCCTCATTCGCCGGACACGTCATTTCAATGAATCTCGCTCTCGGTCCGGTGGCGAGATTGATGACGCGCGCAACTTATCGCGCAATCGAATCTCGGTCTTCATGGTccgatttgatttttatttccgAATCTGTGCTCAATGAACTGGTTTTTTGGTCTGCCAACATTTTTTCGCTTAATGGATTTGCATTTTCATATCGCCTTGTACCGACCATGCAAATATTTTCTGACGCCAGCGATCTTGGTTTTGGTGCTCATGTCCAAGATCATTCACACCTGCGCGTCCACAGTTTGTGGTCACCTTCTGAGAAACTTCAGAGTTCCACTTGGCGCGAATTGACCGCTGTTTATCGCTCACTCAAAGCATTTTCCAGCCATTGCTTTAACCAAAAAATCAAGTGGTTCTCTGATAATTCCAACGTGCCTCGAATCATTAACCATGGTAGTGTTAAGTCCGATCTTCATCGTATCGCGCTTGATATTTTCTCTTACTGTCAGTTGCACGATATTGTTATTTCACCGGAATGGTTACCCAGGAGAGAAAATATTTTAGCAGACAAGATCAGTAAATATCGCGATTATGACGACTGGTCTATCGACGATCATTCTTTCTCACAAGTAGACAACTTGTGGGGGCCACATACAGTCGATAGGTTTGCCTCCCCCCACAATGCCAAACTTCCCAATTTTAACGCAAGATTTTTTTGCCGGGGCGTTTCCGCCGTGGACGCATTTTGTCAAAATTGGGAATTTGAAAACAATTACCTCTGCCCGCCAGTATCGTTCATTATTCAAGTAATAAAGCGCATGGCTGCTTGTAGCGCTGTCGGCACGCTGATAGTTCCCCGTTGGCCTACCTCCCATTTCTGGCCTTTCATTTGCCCCGACGGCATCCATTTTGATGCGCACATTCACGATTGGAGGATATTAAATGCTTCATTTACTCCCTCCTCCTTGCACAAAGAGAAAGATGTGTTTTGCGAGCAACCGTCATTTTTTACCCTAGCATTACGATACGATTTTAAGCGCTCGCCTAGAACTTCAAACACCGGTTTTTGTTCTGCTGACTTGGGTTATTGCCCAAATTGTATTTGAAGCAAACGAGTCCTTATCATGATCAAGTACTCATATTACGATATTAGCTTTTTGCATTATACAGGCCGATTTGTGCGCCCTTCGTTCCTTTTGTACGATACAGGCCGATTTGCGGgccaataatattattttgttctatCGAGGCTGATTTGCGTACCTATCATTATCTCTATTTATTCTATCCAGGCCAATTTGCGTGCctagtcacccccccccccgttttgtGATATACAGGCAGATTTGCATGCCTAGGTGATGTGCAGCCCTTGCTTGCATTGTAATCACACCTTGCTTAGGTCAATTTAAGTTCCTGGCAACTTTTTACCCTGTTATGCCTTCTTTTGCGTTTCTCGATAGCTAATAATCATTGCCCAGCTCTGACCAAACATGTTCAATCTTTTgtcattgttgttatttttcagTATTTGTCACCTGAGGTAgataaagaaaggaaattaaCTTTCCGACGTTGTAACACATAGGAGGAAAGTGGAATTTCTTTTCGGTATCCAACGCAAGGTGTTCCTTTTGTGTTTCTTACGTAACTGCGTATTTCGAGTTTTCTCGTTGCGCTAACAAGCATATCTTTTCCATTCTCGGCTCAGCATTATTAGCTCGACTTCccacccccccttttttttttgttcttacgGCTttcccctcaccccccccccccgcccctggTCAAACTTGCATTACTTAGTATTCAGGAGCAAGGAGCAAGGGAGTGCGCCCTCGCTCGGTACCCTGGGACGCAACCACGTTTCCTCCATGAACTAATATGGGGGTTTTTCGTGGCCTCCGAGTACTAGTGTCTCGTACACTAGTCAGGTACTGGGCGCCTTGCATCCTCCTTATTCGTTTCCTGTCGCATTGTTATTCTTTTGATTAAATCTAGGTCTTTTGGATACCTACTTTTGAAAAAATACGTATTAAGCAGCTTTTGGTTCTACTCATTactttgtttcttgaaatttcTCACTCTGCTTACTGTTACAGTATGTATGTCAGTCTTTCGactgatttctttttattaattttgtctaattttcttGCTCTCATGAGCTAACTTTCAGAAACATGGTCCGCCAAGCAAGACTCCATCTCCGATCCGCATCTACGCAGCCTAGCCGCTGATGTTCTTCCATCCCTACTCATGTCTGCCAAAGCTTCATCTACCACATCAAAATACAAATCCCGTTGGGACAAATGGGTCCAGTGGGCGAGCTCCAAATCTCTACCCACATTTCCAGTCCAAGCGTACCACCTCTGTCTATACCTTTCCCATCTGTCTTCCGTTAGCGGAGCCAAGACTCTAGCAGATTCCCTCGTCGCGTCAGTGAAATGGGCGCACAGTCTCGCAGGCCTTCCTTCACCCACAGATGACCCTATGGTAAAAACAGCAGTGCAGGGGTATAACCGGACTCACTCTTCCCCTGTTTGTCGTAAGGAGCCTGTTACACCAGAAATCCTGTCCCATCTTCGCGCATCACACGGTCAGCTCAATGCATCTTTAGCTGATCTACGCATTTTGTTTATATGCTTCATTTCTTATGCTGGATTCCTACGCTTCGACGACCTTAGCAGGATAAGAAGGAAGGACTGCACTCTTCATCATGACAGGCTAGTCCTACACTTACCCTCTTCTAAAACCGATCAATTCCGCCAAGGCAGAGATGTTACCATTGCTAGGACATCCAACCCGACCTGTCCCGTCATTATAGCCGAGCGATATTTCGCAGCTTTAGGCGATCCTCCTCATTCTCACCTACCAGTGATTCGCAGGCTTGCTCGTTCCAAACGCGGTCTAGTCGCCACTTCTCACGGCCTAAGTTACACCAGATCTCGCGAGATTGTCCTGGAGGCGTTGAAGCCCCTTGTTCCCGACGTCTCTAAGTTCGGTTTGCACAGTCTCCGGTCGGGTGGAGCTTCATCCGCTAGTAACAATCGAGTTTCTCCCTTTCTGATTTCACAACATGGTCGTTGGAAGTCAGACAAAGCCAGGGACACATACATAAAATCGGACGCAACGTCAAATCTTCTTCCTTCACAATCCCTCGGGATTTAAGCTTCAAATCCCAATCCTTTATCATTGTTGTCGAGTTAATTTTCTTGGCTGTGTTTTTGCTTATGCATACTTTGCAATGTTCATATCATTCTGAACAAATATGAGTCTATTGAATAAACAGCGAGCTAATAATCATTGCCCAGCTCTGACCAAACATGTTCAATCTTTTgtcattgttgttatttttcagTATTTGTCACCTGAGGTAgataaagaaaggaaattaaCTTTCCGACGTTGTAACACATAGGAGGAAAGCAGATTTTAAGATTAGagagtattttattattttaattatcttCTTTtgttgatgtaattttacaatgTATCATAACATGATTTTTGTGCTCCAAataatgattgattgaatgattttgtgcaatttaataatttttcagatgaaatctcatttttattgctGCACAATGGATGGAGTATAAACATTAACTGAAATCATATTCACtccaatattttgtattttactttgaTAAGCCCAAAGCAGTCTTAAATTCCCCCCTGAGCAGCATTGTTACATcatattatcattcaaaataatgCATAATTTGGGCGACCCTCTGTATAAAAATTGATAGATGCTATCCCAAGATTTTAGGTGTtatacttttcattcaaaacTACATCATTTGCTGTGTGCAGGCTGTGTGTGCCCATATCGGCAGCATGTGTAGCCATATTACACTGTAATTGAAAGTTGATCTGGTGGTTCATTCATATGGTTCTCTGTGTTTGGCCCTCTTGCAGTTAATTTTCTGAGGGTTGccaataaatataatatttccaTTCGGAGTATCCTCCCACATGATAGACCAAAATTTTTGCAAATGTGatgttttcacaaatatttttgttatttgattACTAGGTCAACCAATTGTTAAAAGAAGGCCAGTGTGTTGGCATTTGAATCATCAATGGAACGATTGTATGCTGtttatgaaaattgaatatttctgtACACCATTTAGACAGTGTACGAAATGCATATGAGCATTTTAACATATATTGTGACATGCTTTGGTCTGTGAGTATAAAAAGCATGTTACTCTAAAGCTGGTTGTGAATTTTATCATCATTGCTGTTATATTTATTGCCTTTATGTCTCAAGAAGAAAACAGCTATTAAATTTTTGGCTAAAAAGCATTTCATGTTTCTCAATGAGTAATTTCTGGTCAAGTTCCCACTCCATGTACTGTACAGTCAGTAGggcaatgttgatgatgatgtacATGATGACCACAGTCAATCGATGTTTAGTGACCAGTACTGACCTTTTGAATAGCAGTGGAACCATGCTGTTGACAACATTCATGATGATCCGCATGGCAATCGAACAACGTCGATGATGAAGTCCATGATGGCCATGGACCATCAGCAATGATGAGTGACAAGTTTTTGTTTGGTTGgagaatgatgttgatgatgatgaccataTCCAGCGATGTTTTGTGACCAGTGCCGTGATTTGCGTGGATGAGATGCACAATTGTAAGATGAAGGAACACTGTGCACAACGCCTACGCAACCCCCGACATGGTTTTATGACGCGTTTCAAGAGGAGTCCATCATCTGGTGTTGCCAGACCTCTTATGATGCTTTAAGCCTTTATACCttctgaataaaacaaaaacattttttttataataaaataactaGTGTCATTCTCTGAACAACATTCACTGTTGTACATTTATGTAGACTAATATATAACTCAAACATCTACTGCAAGCCTCCCATCCCCATTCCTCACATACATGAATATCACTTATTTAGAGTCTTTATAGTATTAAATGAGGGTCTTTTATGACACGTGTGAATCTGGCCACTTCATTGATACCGCCCCCTAAATGAGGGTTATTGTGTTATTAGATCATCTTGCTTTTTTATGTTCTATTTGTGAGCATTGGATCAATAAGGCAACCTTGGATATAAGTAATTTGTCTTTTAACATCATCCCTGTTGCATTAATGTGATATGATCCAGCAGAAGTCAGAAAAAAGAGAGCTGGTTTGTGAACTGTAGAGAATTTACCTTTCATTTGATGGTTTGATATTTTGTCAGCAAGTTTGATTTATTCCAATAGAGATATGTTTAGTGCTTCTGAtcacatttcaaacaaaaattttcAGACTTATCATCTCAAACTAGACAGTATTCTAgtttttttgtcaaaacattGTTGAATTAAATGAACAAATTTGATCATACCATAAAATTTAGATGATGAACCCTGCTTTTACCCACTGAAAAGTATGCAGTTTGAAAAATCAGCTTACAGTACATGAAAAATCTGCAGAATTTGACcaaaatgtttcataaaataGGATACATACAGTAaaggataaaaagaaatgatgaagcatattttctttgaaacgTCAAGATTGCTGAGATGTTGCAGGAAAAGTCTAGATAcaatttacatttaattttagTCAATCATGTCTTAACTCTCTTACTAGTCCAACACATTGACAaatatacaaattacaaatatgatttatattcttgTCTGGGTCTACATCGTTTCAGTAGGGAATTTCTGCTCAGCAACGTAGAGAAAATTCAAGAACAGagtaaatgcattgaaaatgcctgtcaaatgACAGAGCAGCTGGGAGGTCTGTTTTGAATTTGTTGAACTGGAATGGCAGTTTTGTCCTAAGTTTCAGAGCTGACAAAacatgtcgtttgtccagaatcAAGGactaaactgctgttttgattcacaaattttcgacaaagacttcttagttgttctttgtcatgacGGGCagttgacaatacattttctcttttcttgaaTCTTCCATACGTTGCTGAGCAAACTCTCTAATGTGGGACATACTGACTGGCTTTAGTATCTGAATGCTCCTATTTGATTATTGCATAAGGAGCCGTTGCCTTGATTGGTCATAATTGTATAGTCACACATCATATAAACATACGAAGTATGAGAATTGTGTTCGTCTGAAAGGGGTCAAAGTcccatgtgaaaaaaaatgaacatgcaACAACCATAACAACATTAATAACAAATCCATTTGAATTTCTTTGCATATTGGTCGACTCTGTAATGTCATgataatacaaattttcaaacttTCCCATTTTGACAGATTGATCTTATTTAATGAAGGTTTGAAAGCCTGAAACTCTTctcttgtgacgtcatataaGAGCAAGATGATCAAAAGAAATGGGATGCTCATTTTCTGATcactttacaaattgaaaagaaatgggATTATAACATGGTCGACCATAATGACACTTATACGTGTTCCTTCAGTATGAGCTAATGCAGCTATAATTACAATTGACCACATGTGGCCATAAAAGAAAGAGGCGATGGTGTTATGAATATGAGATCATGGAGGTTTAAGAATATTTGGGGACATTTAAAAGTAATACTGTGCAAGATATAAAActgtaatgaattaaaatataggTGTTATTCTTGATAAGCCAATCAAGTGAGATAAATTGGAAATGgtgaaaatagaaaatagaCATGACAgtctaataaaaacaaaatacagaaTAATACTAGTTTAGTAtgaatgcacccccccccccttccaactACTAGGCAGCTTGCACATTCGTTAATGATGGATTCATCTTGAAGATTTGgtcaattgattttaaaagtGAAGTATAAAGTCGCGCCATAATTGCTCTTTTCGTAAAATGACCTTGTAAAATTGAATCGCGGGTATCTATAAATGTCCAGATGATTGTATGTTATCTTTAAATAGATCATGTTAGCTTCAGTTAA
This genomic interval from Lytechinus pictus isolate F3 Inbred chromosome 3, Lp3.0, whole genome shotgun sequence contains the following:
- the LOC135153592 gene encoding uncharacterized protein LOC135153592 isoform X2, with protein sequence MDVDETTPGPATSHNILQAIQALQRKVDSASRKSAKPESSPSFKSEGNKQQYDHAQNIFQCIDDALHSLQDIDIEAAKERLLEASALLTQRQKLIRLADRSPLGWATVKEYIADDLAENSDDEKRLRKAEKAAATKRAETAKKSKIQPPFRAPRSSVPPRIMPGTFRRFNPYRSETRICFQCGISGHVRPNCPALRAARSAVNQQQPSKAPF
- the LOC135153592 gene encoding uncharacterized protein LOC135153592 isoform X1, translated to MTKNVSERRRRLQPPKGPKQPKSQRFSPHSGPPALLYLLALCLGLFVASTPTVLKPASASSVASPVTSAPTAPLCEPLEVPSTSNSHPRPPSSAPPASSLDPPSGVQETWSAKQDSISDPHLRSLAADVLPSLLMSAKASSTTSKYKSRWDKWVQWASSKSLPTFPVQAYHLCLYLSHLSSVSGAKTLADSLVASVKWAHSLAGLPSPTDDPMVKTAVQGYNRTHSSPVCRKEPVTPEILSHLRASHGQLNASLADLRILFICFISYAGFLRFDDLSRIRRKDCTLHHDRLVLHLPSSKTDQFRQGRDVTIARTSNPTCPVIIAERYFAALGDPPHSHLPVIRRLARSKRGLVATSHGLSYTRSREIVLEALKPLVPDVSKFGLHSLRSGGASSASNNRVSPFLISQHGRWKSDKARDTYIKSDATSNLLPSQSLGI